A single genomic interval of uncultured Desulfobulbus sp. harbors:
- a CDS encoding DUF364 domain-containing protein, which translates to MTAIHPHPINDLHEVAPILDEAVAVLHKAYGQSLEALTIERLVVGVFFVGIKLANGRGGVAYTPPEAVQNAGRRILKGGSPTVRGMRVSEVLTGDFLHPFSGVIRLATLNALSASLFDKGQYTMDGGDDLTTMEPLFRGRRVCMVGAIIPLLKRLKDLQPAEVRIIDRKKETEEEAKAEYGNFVPPEETARALADCETAVFTGATVANGSICDLLALTPAQAAVAVVGPSAGFVPDPLFARKVAMVGTSMITDIDRALDLLAEGGGGYRLFDGCVQKINLLNLPRMQRLGLIQPR; encoded by the coding sequence ATGACAGCCATACATCCCCATCCCATCAACGACTTGCACGAGGTGGCGCCGATCCTCGACGAGGCGGTCGCCGTCCTCCACAAGGCTTATGGCCAGTCCCTGGAAGCACTGACCATCGAACGCCTGGTGGTCGGGGTCTTTTTTGTCGGCATCAAACTCGCAAACGGGCGCGGCGGCGTTGCCTACACCCCGCCTGAGGCAGTGCAGAATGCCGGACGACGCATCCTCAAGGGCGGCTCGCCCACGGTGCGGGGCATGCGGGTGAGCGAGGTGTTGACGGGCGATTTCCTCCACCCCTTTTCCGGAGTCATTCGTCTGGCCACCCTCAATGCGCTTTCGGCGTCCCTGTTTGATAAAGGCCAGTACACCATGGACGGCGGCGATGATCTCACCACCATGGAACCCCTTTTTAGAGGACGCCGTGTCTGCATGGTGGGCGCGATTATCCCCCTGCTCAAACGGCTCAAGGATCTGCAACCAGCCGAGGTCCGCATCATCGACCGCAAAAAGGAAACCGAGGAAGAGGCCAAGGCCGAATACGGTAACTTTGTTCCGCCGGAAGAAACCGCCCGGGCCCTGGCCGACTGCGAGACCGCCGTCTTCACTGGAGCGACGGTGGCCAACGGCTCGATCTGCGACCTGCTCGCGCTGACGCCAGCACAGGCGGCGGTGGCAGTGGTCGGCCCCAGTGCCGGCTTCGTACCGGATCCCCTCTTTGCCCGCAAGGTGGCCATGGTCGGCACCTCGATGATCACCGACATCGACCGAGCCCTGGATCTCCTGGCCGAAGGAGGCGGCGGCTACCGCCTCTTTGACGGTTGCGTTCAAAAAATCAACCTGCTCAACCTCCCCCGCATGCAGCGGCTGGGTCTGATACAACCACGCTAA
- a CDS encoding FmdE family protein, which translates to MDTPFFDTYENLVQQAGTFHGDICHGIRIGTRMTMSGLRRIGITDPKGTDRKKLIVFVEIDRCTTDAIMALTGCRPGKRSMKIRDYGKMAATFINIETNKAVRVVTRGIKAGDDGSGREPDFATIPEEELFTINEVVVDLRPEDMPGKPLSRIPCMRCGEMIMDGREIKADEQVLCPPCAAELDYYRIVH; encoded by the coding sequence ATGGATACACCTTTCTTTGACACCTATGAAAACCTGGTGCAACAGGCCGGCACGTTCCACGGCGACATCTGCCACGGCATCCGCATCGGCACCCGTATGACCATGAGTGGCCTGCGCCGCATCGGCATCACCGACCCCAAGGGAACTGACCGCAAAAAACTGATTGTCTTTGTCGAGATCGACCGCTGCACCACCGATGCCATCATGGCCCTCACCGGCTGCCGCCCGGGCAAGCGCTCGATGAAGATCCGCGATTACGGCAAGATGGCGGCCACATTCATTAACATAGAGACCAACAAAGCCGTTCGCGTGGTCACCCGGGGTATCAAGGCAGGGGATGACGGCAGTGGTCGGGAACCGGATTTCGCCACCATCCCGGAGGAAGAACTCTTTACCATCAACGAGGTCGTGGTTGATCTGCGCCCGGAAGACATGCCCGGCAAACCGCTCTCACGCATCCCCTGCATGCGCTGCGGCGAAATGATTATGGATGGTCGCGAGATTAAGGCTGATGAGCAAGTCCTCTGCCCGCCCTGTGCAGCCGAACTCGATTATTACCGTATTGTGCACTGA
- a CDS encoding ABC transporter substrate-binding protein has translation MKSWFSLPVRCGLAIFLNLLCITPLHARDIMDMAGNRVTIPETITKVVAVSPPATYLIYAIDPSLLAGLNFPLYASEKKYTVPGYRQLPVIGGLAGQGRTLNREMLFRVKPDLIVHWSWRDDATNNTFLASMAHLPFPLVQIRMQTIEDYPAALAFTGKLLNRERRGEELRRYAQAAIDQAKTIAATIAETQKVRVYYAEGTDGLSTERAQSIHAELIPLAGGINVHQGAALDHYGMEKISMEQLLLYDPQVILVKEKTFFEQIFTDPRWQNLRAVQNKRVYLIPFEPFNWFDRPPSFMRVLGIKWLLHLLHPERYRVDMVAETQAFYSLFLGVDLTADQAGEVLQP, from the coding sequence ATGAAGTCCTGGTTCTCTCTTCCCGTTCGATGCGGCCTCGCCATTTTCCTGAACCTGCTCTGTATCACCCCCCTTCATGCCCGCGATATCATGGATATGGCAGGCAACAGGGTCACCATCCCCGAGACGATTACCAAGGTGGTGGCGGTCTCACCTCCGGCCACCTACCTCATCTACGCCATCGACCCCAGCCTGCTGGCCGGGCTCAATTTCCCCCTCTATGCCAGTGAAAAAAAATACACTGTGCCCGGTTATCGTCAGCTGCCGGTCATCGGCGGCCTGGCCGGTCAGGGCCGAACCCTGAACCGGGAAATGCTGTTTCGGGTCAAGCCGGATCTGATCGTCCACTGGAGCTGGCGTGATGACGCGACCAACAATACATTTCTCGCCTCCATGGCCCACCTGCCCTTCCCGCTGGTACAGATCCGGATGCAAACCATCGAAGACTATCCCGCGGCGCTGGCCTTTACCGGCAAACTCCTGAACCGGGAACGACGGGGCGAGGAACTCAGGCGTTATGCCCAGGCTGCCATCGACCAGGCCAAAACGATTGCCGCCACCATTGCGGAAACGCAGAAAGTCCGTGTCTACTATGCCGAAGGGACCGACGGCCTCAGCACCGAGCGTGCCCAGTCGATTCATGCTGAGTTGATCCCCCTGGCCGGGGGAATCAATGTCCACCAGGGGGCTGCGCTGGATCATTACGGCATGGAGAAAATCTCCATGGAACAGCTCCTGCTCTACGATCCGCAGGTGATCCTCGTCAAAGAGAAAACCTTTTTTGAGCAGATTTTTACCGATCCCCGTTGGCAGAATCTGCGGGCGGTGCAGAACAAACGGGTCTATCTCATCCCTTTTGAACCCTTTAACTGGTTTGACCGCCCGCCCTCGTTCATGCGGGTTTTAGGAATCAAGTGGCTGCTCCACCTCCTGCATCCGGAACGCTATCGTGTCGATATGGTGGCCGAAACCCAGGCCTTTTATTCCCTCTTTCTCGGTGTCGACCTGACAGCGGACCAGGCCGGGGAAGTGCTCCAACCATGA
- a CDS encoding iron ABC transporter permease: MKHCSLPLLMLLLATAVLFSLSLGKYPLPLGEILSFTRWKLTGAGTLSPEQQVLLSNILLDIRLPRILAAILIGAALSVSGTAFQALFINPLVSPGLLGVLAGASFGAALGMICSQSWFIVQCSTLAFGFAAVGVAVAIARIFRGSSIIMLVLGGIISGAFFTASLSIIKYTADPANQLPAIVYWLMGNLAAVDGHTISVISLPMLAGILMLIVNGGRLNVMSMGEEEARALGIHVGRVRLTVIVLATLISALTVVIGGIIGWVGLIIPHICRMLVGPDNRLLLPAAALTGAIYLLVVDNVSRLVFSFEIPTGIVTSLIGIPFFVLVLNNAQRGWR; the protein is encoded by the coding sequence ATGAAACATTGTTCCCTGCCCCTGTTAATGCTGTTGCTTGCCACGGCCGTGCTGTTTTCCCTCTCCCTGGGCAAATATCCGCTGCCGTTGGGCGAAATTCTCAGTTTTACCCGATGGAAACTCACCGGTGCAGGTACGCTCAGCCCGGAGCAACAGGTCCTGCTCAGCAATATCCTTCTCGATATCCGCCTGCCGCGTATCCTTGCCGCCATCCTCATCGGCGCGGCCCTCTCGGTCTCCGGAACCGCCTTTCAGGCCCTGTTCATCAACCCGCTGGTCTCCCCCGGCCTTTTGGGCGTCCTTGCCGGGGCCTCATTCGGCGCGGCCCTGGGGATGATCTGTTCGCAGAGCTGGTTTATTGTCCAGTGTTCCACCCTCGCCTTCGGTTTTGCCGCTGTCGGCGTCGCGGTGGCCATCGCCCGCATCTTTCGTGGATCCTCGATCATTATGCTGGTCCTGGGCGGCATTATCAGCGGCGCCTTTTTCACCGCCTCCCTCTCCATCATCAAGTACACCGCCGATCCGGCCAATCAGTTGCCGGCCATCGTCTATTGGCTGATGGGTAACCTCGCGGCAGTGGATGGCCACACCATCTCGGTGATCAGCCTGCCCATGCTGGCCGGAATCCTCATGCTCATCGTCAATGGCGGCCGGCTCAACGTCATGAGCATGGGCGAGGAGGAGGCGCGGGCATTGGGCATCCATGTGGGCCGGGTGCGGCTGACGGTTATTGTCCTCGCCACCCTGATCAGCGCCCTCACCGTGGTCATCGGCGGCATCATCGGTTGGGTGGGGTTGATCATCCCCCACATCTGCCGCATGCTGGTCGGCCCGGACAACCGGCTCTTGTTGCCCGCCGCCGCCCTCACCGGTGCGATCTACCTGCTGGTGGTGGACAATGTCTCCCGGTTGGTCTTTTCCTTTGAGATCCCCACGGGGATCGTCACCTCGCTGATCGGTATTCCTTTTTTCGTTCTTGTCCTCAACAATGCCCAACGGGGGTGGAGATGA
- a CDS encoding ABC transporter ATP-binding protein codes for MTSLLETRDLCFSYGDRPIFTDVNLRFNSGEVVSLLGPNGSGKTTLLKTLLGLLRPQRGTVFFEGRPLQGYNRNELAKRIAYVPQVHREAFAYSVEDVVLMGRMPYHGLFSTYSTQDREIADAAMARLDILRLKKRAYTEISGGERQLTMIARSIAQGAEVFVMDEPVNGLDYGNQMRLLADINSLAGDGFTFIMTTHFPDHALMTANRVILFNNGTIVDDGLPQTVINRDSLRDLYRIEVNVAAIPGAKGRGRVCVPAWAM; via the coding sequence ATGACCAGTTTACTCGAGACCCGGGACCTGTGTTTTTCCTACGGCGACCGCCCAATCTTTACAGACGTCAACCTCCGTTTCAACAGCGGCGAGGTGGTCTCCCTGCTCGGCCCAAACGGCAGCGGCAAGACCACGCTTTTAAAAACGCTGCTCGGCCTGCTGAGACCGCAACGCGGCACGGTTTTTTTTGAAGGGCGGCCTTTGCAGGGCTACAACCGCAATGAACTGGCCAAACGTATCGCCTACGTCCCCCAGGTCCATCGCGAGGCATTTGCGTACAGTGTCGAAGATGTGGTGCTCATGGGCCGGATGCCCTACCACGGCCTTTTTTCCACCTATTCTACGCAGGATCGAGAAATTGCTGATGCGGCCATGGCCAGGCTGGACATTCTCAGGCTCAAAAAACGGGCCTACACCGAGATCAGCGGCGGCGAGCGGCAGCTCACCATGATCGCCCGCTCGATCGCCCAGGGGGCCGAGGTCTTTGTAATGGATGAGCCGGTCAACGGCCTGGATTACGGCAATCAGATGCGGCTTCTGGCGGATATCAACAGCCTGGCCGGAGATGGCTTCACCTTTATCATGACCACCCATTTCCCGGACCACGCCCTGATGACGGCCAACCGGGTCATTTTATTCAACAACGGCACCATCGTCGACGACGGACTGCCGCAAACCGTGATCAACCGGGACAGCCTGCGCGACCTCTATCGCATCGAGGTCAACGTCGCGGCCATTCCCGGAGCAAAAGGCAGGGGCAGGGTCTGTGTACCCGCCTGGGCCATGTGA
- the exbB gene encoding TonB-system energizer ExbB gives MEYVHQILDYWVLGLLLLLSVVALALALERYFVYRATRVEHYADRRELELHLTRKLHLIATIGANAPYIGLLGTVTGIMLTFYDIGTGGFDTTKIMTGLALALKATALGLLVAIPAVTLYNLLLRRCKVLLIQWDIRHG, from the coding sequence ATGGAATACGTACACCAAATTCTTGATTACTGGGTTCTCGGCCTGCTGCTCCTACTCAGCGTGGTGGCTCTGGCCCTGGCCCTTGAACGTTATTTTGTCTATCGCGCAACCCGGGTCGAGCACTACGCCGACCGGCGGGAACTGGAGCTGCACCTGACCCGCAAGCTGCACCTGATCGCCACCATCGGTGCCAATGCCCCCTACATCGGCCTGCTGGGCACGGTGACCGGGATCATGCTCACCTTCTACGATATCGGTACTGGCGGCTTCGACACCACCAAGATCATGACCGGGCTCGCCCTGGCGCTCAAGGCCACCGCGCTCGGTCTGCTGGTAGCCATCCCTGCGGTCACCCTCTACAACCTGCTCCTGCGCCGCTGCAAGGTGCTGTTGATCCAGTGGGATATTCGTCATGGATGA
- a CDS encoding biopolymer transporter ExbD: MDEKGFDYLNVIPLVDVMLVLLTIVLTTSTFIATGGIQVELPKASTESQPSQLHPKTVVIDHEGRIWFDGSMMSLEKLTTALADADRETPVLVRADKSLALQGFVDVFAAIKQLGFSRLSLQTEQSP, translated from the coding sequence ATGGATGAGAAAGGCTTCGACTACCTCAACGTCATCCCCCTGGTTGACGTGATGTTGGTGCTCTTGACCATTGTCCTCACCACCTCGACCTTCATCGCCACCGGTGGTATCCAGGTGGAGCTGCCCAAGGCCTCGACCGAAAGCCAGCCCTCCCAGTTGCACCCCAAGACCGTGGTGATCGATCACGAGGGGCGCATCTGGTTCGACGGCAGCATGATGTCGCTGGAGAAGCTCACCACTGCCCTGGCCGATGCGGATAGGGAAACACCTGTCCTGGTGCGGGCGGACAAAAGCCTTGCCCTGCAGGGGTTTGTCGATGTCTTTGCCGCGATCAAACAACTGGGCTTCAGCCGGCTGAGCCTGCAAACGGAGCAAAGTCCATGA
- a CDS encoding energy transducer TonB produces the protein MTTQRASFYLSLLVHLVLAAGFLSGQHLLDKDPPVLVLDFSLAISEAMAGEPNHPLGATAAAPTSTPKTVPSQPQAAPPPVEPQQKSISQPVSKPVKVATPQPKKAKSKTKSRKVRKEPPPIVEKSSKPAPLSQPTPAETETAAPSTATTAAAGGSPPTTASPPGQTRAAASFAGGGGNLGQGSGMRYDFNYVRQRILRNLHFPATARKMGLSGKIVISFVLKENGQVEGITVVSSSGHEILDDTVVATIRRVAPFPRPPVSAQLMLPIVFHLKS, from the coding sequence ATGACCACCCAACGCGCCTCCTTCTATCTCTCCCTGCTGGTCCACCTTGTCCTTGCCGCAGGTTTTCTCTCCGGCCAACACCTGCTCGACAAGGACCCGCCCGTACTGGTTCTCGATTTTTCCCTTGCGATTTCCGAGGCCATGGCCGGCGAACCGAATCACCCCCTCGGAGCGACTGCGGCTGCCCCCACGTCCACACCCAAGACTGTGCCATCCCAGCCGCAGGCCGCTCCACCCCCGGTGGAGCCACAGCAAAAATCAATTTCGCAACCCGTCAGCAAACCGGTCAAGGTGGCAACACCTCAACCGAAAAAAGCAAAATCCAAAACCAAGTCCAGAAAGGTGCGCAAAGAACCGCCGCCCATTGTGGAGAAAAGCAGCAAACCGGCTCCTCTTTCTCAGCCCACCCCGGCAGAGACGGAGACGGCGGCACCATCAACAGCCACGACCGCAGCGGCCGGCGGTTCGCCACCTACCACCGCTTCCCCGCCGGGGCAGACCCGCGCTGCAGCCTCCTTTGCCGGGGGCGGCGGCAATCTCGGCCAGGGCAGCGGCATGCGGTATGACTTCAACTATGTCCGTCAGCGCATTCTCAGAAACCTGCATTTTCCCGCCACTGCCCGCAAAATGGGGCTGAGCGGCAAGATCGTGATCTCCTTTGTGCTCAAGGAAAACGGCCAGGTCGAAGGGATCACCGTGGTTTCCAGTTCCGGCCACGAGATCCTCGACGACACCGTGGTGGCCACCATCCGCCGGGTGGCGCCCTTCCCCAGGCCTCCGGTCAGCGCCCAGTTGATGCTGCCCATTGTGTTCCATCTCAAATCCTGA
- a CDS encoding DUF721 domain-containing protein: protein MSDNRNGYEKGEPAPIADLLPNVYSRQEWKKQWRLFNLVRRWPAIVGREVGRLTMPAFFRQDTLWIYVQDSAWMHHLQFIKLDLMTRINQALEEDPISDIRWQLQPQLPTIPKRQAPAPHAVDAKNEHLFQEMTACIDNEQCREALQRLWHIFAAHSD from the coding sequence ATGAGCGACAATCGAAACGGCTATGAAAAGGGTGAGCCCGCCCCCATTGCGGATTTGCTGCCCAATGTCTATTCCCGCCAGGAATGGAAAAAACAGTGGCGGCTGTTCAATCTGGTACGCAGGTGGCCTGCCATTGTCGGCCGCGAGGTCGGCCGCCTGACCATGCCGGCCTTTTTTCGCCAGGACACCCTGTGGATCTATGTCCAGGATTCGGCCTGGATGCACCACCTCCAGTTCATCAAGCTCGACCTCATGACCCGGATCAACCAGGCCCTTGAGGAAGATCCAATCAGTGATATCCGCTGGCAACTGCAGCCGCAACTGCCCACCATTCCCAAGCGACAGGCCCCTGCCCCCCATGCGGTCGACGCAAAAAACGAACACCTCTTTCAGGAGATGACCGCCTGTATCGACAACGAACAATGTAGGGAGGCCCTGCAGCGACTCTGGCATATCTTTGCCGCCCACAGCGACTGA